One part of the Lotus japonicus ecotype B-129 chromosome 2, LjGifu_v1.2 genome encodes these proteins:
- the LOC130735825 gene encoding uncharacterized protein LOC130735825 isoform X2 — MSLRVDDVSSIDVSKETWSIVVKVIRLWLTPSYSGSKLSSSLEMVFMDPKGAKIHASIRRTLVYRFQNLLTEGRVYQISFFGVCENGGDFRTTPHPYKVNFQMHTTVRILTTTNITGNPFSFMPLCDVVFKEPDTSYLIDVIGILTGSSGEQEFEKHGRVQKRITLELDQEGVRIETAFFGKYVDEIVGQLASGDMTNAVVVIQFAKIKPFKGKASIQNVYGATRILFNPAVEEAAPLRARFFETNDPASQVLSQLQDSGKLSPAEDFLRQNEGRTIEQIKDSVEKSVCVVLATVKFIPDDNSWYYPACKCNKKVYPAEDMYFCESCVRHVVTAIPKYKIRLRVMDAKDSTTFVLFDQEAYNLMNKPCSELVEKSHKDPNDPQVPLEILSLIDKTFLFKIEVDNSSNTWFEPSYRVKRICADPDVISQFKILNPQIDGSPLYLMSTPSSSTMPEGSSSSFSKNLSEEFNGAGDPNVGNSLNSPVVDLSKDTQEGSIVLASVAELKMQFSSNRKSHVWKPEIKYKDKVLNGANVSKSVGAGSFDTKLPSVVKEEPAPVSVKVEPVSSVAQETTPQDVRKVKEDQVEQTIEAVVTNNESVQVDIVSSISKNAELTDVSEVDVNLKQKTGAGMKVNSVANLKETSPPDENNVKVCDVVDKIEAALPDNVLSKVPLQAGNNDSPPSKRPVPVDVDALANGVGTKKSLKIVKQEKM, encoded by the exons ATGTCTCTTAGGGTTGATGATGTTTCCAGCATTGATGTTTCGAAAGAAACGTGGTCTATCGTGGTGAAGGTCATTCGTCTTTGGTTAACTCCAAGCTATTCTGGATCTAAACTGTCGTCGTCTTTAGAGATGGTTTTCATGGATCCAAAG GGTGCTAAAATTCATGCTTCCATAAGGCGAACCTTGGTCTATAGATTCCAAAATTTGCTAACTGAGGGCCGGGTCTATCAGATATCATTTTTTGGTGTTTGTGAGAACGGAGGTGATTTCAGGACGACCCCCCACCCCTACAAGGTCAATTTCCAGATGCATACAACCGTGAGGATTCTGACAACCACCAACATCACTGGAAACCCATTCTCTTTCATGCCTTTATGTGATGTTGTTTTCAAAGAACCAGACACGTCCTACCTTATAG ATGTGATAGGTATCTTGACAGGGTCGTCCGGGGAGCAGGAGTTCGAAAAACATGGAAGAGTGCAAAAGAGGATTACATTAGAACTTGATCAGGAAGG GGTTCGAATTGAAACTGctttttttggaaaatatgtGGATGAAATAGTTGGTCAGTTGGCTTCTGGTGATATGACTAATGCAGTTGTTGTAATTCAATTTGCCAAGATCAAACCTTTCAAAG GGAAGGCTAGCATTCAGAATGTTTATGGCGCTACAAGGATTTTGTTTAACCCTGCAGTTGAGGAGGCTGCTCCTCTTCGAGCAAG GTTTTTTGAGACCAATGATCCTGCTTCTCAAGTCCTGAGCCAGCTTCAAGATTCTGGAAAGTTGTCACCTGCAGAGGATTTTCTACGTCAAAATGAGGGGAGAACAATTGAACAAATTAAAGATTCGGTTGAG AAATCAGTTTGTGTGGTTCTTGCCACTGTTAAGTTCATCCCCGATGATAACAGTTGGTATTATCCTGCTTGCAAGTGTAACAAAAAGGTTTACCCCGCAGAAGACATGTACTTCTGTGAGTCTTGCGTTCGTCATGTTGTTACAGCCATTCCAAAGTACAAAATTCGCCTCAGAGTTATGGATGCAAAGGATTCTACTACTTTTGTGCTCTTTGATCAAGAAGCTTATAATCTGATGAACAAACCATGTTCTGAGTTGGTTGAAAAATCTCATAAG GACCCAAATGATCCCCAAGTTCCATTGGAAATTTTGAGTTTGATTGACAAAACTTTTTTATTCAAGATTGAGGTAGACAATAGTTCCAACACTTGGTTTGAGCCATCATATAGAGTGAAAAGAATATGTGCAGATCCTGATGTGATTTCCCAGTTTAAGATTTTAAACCCCCAGATAGATGGTTCCCCTCTCTATTTAATGTCAACTCCTAGCTCGAGCACTATGCCAGAAGGATCTTCTTCAAGTTTTTCAAAG AATCTTAGTGAAGAGTTTAACGGGGCTGGTGATCCTAATGTTGGGAATTCATTGAATTCTCCTGTCGTTGATTTAAGTAAGGACACTCAAGAAGGTTCAATTGTTTTGGCTTCTGTTGCTGAATTGAAGATGCAGTTCTCATCCAATCGAAAATCTCATGTTTGGAAGCCAGAAATTAAATACAAAGACAAG GTTCTCAATGGGGCTAACGTATCAAAATCTGTTGGAGCTGGAAGTTTTGACACTAAGTTGCCATCTGTTGTTAAGGAAGAACCTGCACCTGTTTCTGTCAAAGTTGAACCTGTATCCTCCGTTGCTCAGGAAACTACTCCCCAAGATGTTAGGAAG GTTAAGGAAGACCAAGTTGAACAAACTATTGAAGCTGTAGTTACTAACAATGAATCTGTCCAAGTTGATATTGTATCCTCTATTTCCAAGAACGCTGAACTG ACTGATGTTAGTGAGGTTGATGTGAATCTTAAGCAAAAAACAGGGGCTGGAATGAAGGTTAATTCTGTGGCAAACCTGAAAGAAACTTCTCCTCCGGATGAGAATAAT gtGAAGGTTTGTGATGTTGTTGACAAGATTGAAGCTGCACTTCCTGACAATGTATTATCTAAAGTCCCCCTTCAGGCTGGAAACAATGATTCTCCTCCATCCAAGCGTCCTGTCCCTGTTGATGTTGATGCCCTTGCAAATGGAGTTGGAACCAAGAAGTCGTTGAAGATTGTTAAGCAGGAGAAGATGTGA
- the LOC130735825 gene encoding uncharacterized protein LOC130735825 isoform X1: protein MSLRVDDVSSIDVSKETWSIVVKVIRLWLTPSYSGSKLSSSLEMVFMDPKGAKIHASIRRTLVYRFQNLLTEGRVYQISFFGVCENGGDFRTTPHPYKVNFQMHTTVRILTTTNITGNPFSFMPLCDVVFKEPDTSYLIDVIGILTGSSGEQEFEKHGRVQKRITLELDQEGVRIETAFFGKYVDEIVGQLASGDMTNAVVVIQFAKIKPFKGKASIQNVYGATRILFNPAVEEAAPLRARFFETNDPASQVLSQLQDSGKLSPAEDFLRQNEGRTIEQIKDSVEKSVCVVLATVKFIPDDNSWYYPACKCNKKVYPAEDMYFCESCVRHVVTAIPKYKIRLRVMDAKDSTTFVLFDQEAYNLMNKPCSELVEKSHKDPNDPQVPLEILSLIDKTFLFKIEVDNSSNTWFEPSYRVKRICADPDVISQFKILNPQIDGSPLYLMSTPSSSTMPEGSSSSFSKNLSEEFNGAGDPNVGNSLNSPVVDLSKDTQEGSIVLASVAELKMQFSSNRKSHVWKPEIKYKDKVLNGANVSKSVGAGSFDTKLPSVVKEEPAPVSVKVEPVSSVAQETTPQDVRKVKEDQVEQTIEAVVTNNESVQVDIVSSISKNAELTDVSEVDVNLKQKTGAGMKVNSVANLKETSPPDENNVVKVCDVVDKIEAALPDNVLSKVPLQAGNNDSPPSKRPVPVDVDALANGVGTKKSLKIVKQEKM from the exons ATGTCTCTTAGGGTTGATGATGTTTCCAGCATTGATGTTTCGAAAGAAACGTGGTCTATCGTGGTGAAGGTCATTCGTCTTTGGTTAACTCCAAGCTATTCTGGATCTAAACTGTCGTCGTCTTTAGAGATGGTTTTCATGGATCCAAAG GGTGCTAAAATTCATGCTTCCATAAGGCGAACCTTGGTCTATAGATTCCAAAATTTGCTAACTGAGGGCCGGGTCTATCAGATATCATTTTTTGGTGTTTGTGAGAACGGAGGTGATTTCAGGACGACCCCCCACCCCTACAAGGTCAATTTCCAGATGCATACAACCGTGAGGATTCTGACAACCACCAACATCACTGGAAACCCATTCTCTTTCATGCCTTTATGTGATGTTGTTTTCAAAGAACCAGACACGTCCTACCTTATAG ATGTGATAGGTATCTTGACAGGGTCGTCCGGGGAGCAGGAGTTCGAAAAACATGGAAGAGTGCAAAAGAGGATTACATTAGAACTTGATCAGGAAGG GGTTCGAATTGAAACTGctttttttggaaaatatgtGGATGAAATAGTTGGTCAGTTGGCTTCTGGTGATATGACTAATGCAGTTGTTGTAATTCAATTTGCCAAGATCAAACCTTTCAAAG GGAAGGCTAGCATTCAGAATGTTTATGGCGCTACAAGGATTTTGTTTAACCCTGCAGTTGAGGAGGCTGCTCCTCTTCGAGCAAG GTTTTTTGAGACCAATGATCCTGCTTCTCAAGTCCTGAGCCAGCTTCAAGATTCTGGAAAGTTGTCACCTGCAGAGGATTTTCTACGTCAAAATGAGGGGAGAACAATTGAACAAATTAAAGATTCGGTTGAG AAATCAGTTTGTGTGGTTCTTGCCACTGTTAAGTTCATCCCCGATGATAACAGTTGGTATTATCCTGCTTGCAAGTGTAACAAAAAGGTTTACCCCGCAGAAGACATGTACTTCTGTGAGTCTTGCGTTCGTCATGTTGTTACAGCCATTCCAAAGTACAAAATTCGCCTCAGAGTTATGGATGCAAAGGATTCTACTACTTTTGTGCTCTTTGATCAAGAAGCTTATAATCTGATGAACAAACCATGTTCTGAGTTGGTTGAAAAATCTCATAAG GACCCAAATGATCCCCAAGTTCCATTGGAAATTTTGAGTTTGATTGACAAAACTTTTTTATTCAAGATTGAGGTAGACAATAGTTCCAACACTTGGTTTGAGCCATCATATAGAGTGAAAAGAATATGTGCAGATCCTGATGTGATTTCCCAGTTTAAGATTTTAAACCCCCAGATAGATGGTTCCCCTCTCTATTTAATGTCAACTCCTAGCTCGAGCACTATGCCAGAAGGATCTTCTTCAAGTTTTTCAAAG AATCTTAGTGAAGAGTTTAACGGGGCTGGTGATCCTAATGTTGGGAATTCATTGAATTCTCCTGTCGTTGATTTAAGTAAGGACACTCAAGAAGGTTCAATTGTTTTGGCTTCTGTTGCTGAATTGAAGATGCAGTTCTCATCCAATCGAAAATCTCATGTTTGGAAGCCAGAAATTAAATACAAAGACAAG GTTCTCAATGGGGCTAACGTATCAAAATCTGTTGGAGCTGGAAGTTTTGACACTAAGTTGCCATCTGTTGTTAAGGAAGAACCTGCACCTGTTTCTGTCAAAGTTGAACCTGTATCCTCCGTTGCTCAGGAAACTACTCCCCAAGATGTTAGGAAG GTTAAGGAAGACCAAGTTGAACAAACTATTGAAGCTGTAGTTACTAACAATGAATCTGTCCAAGTTGATATTGTATCCTCTATTTCCAAGAACGCTGAACTG ACTGATGTTAGTGAGGTTGATGTGAATCTTAAGCAAAAAACAGGGGCTGGAATGAAGGTTAATTCTGTGGCAAACCTGAAAGAAACTTCTCCTCCGGATGAGAATAATGTG gtGAAGGTTTGTGATGTTGTTGACAAGATTGAAGCTGCACTTCCTGACAATGTATTATCTAAAGTCCCCCTTCAGGCTGGAAACAATGATTCTCCTCCATCCAAGCGTCCTGTCCCTGTTGATGTTGATGCCCTTGCAAATGGAGTTGGAACCAAGAAGTCGTTGAAGATTGTTAAGCAGGAGAAGATGTGA
- the LOC130735824 gene encoding uncharacterized protein LOC130735824: protein MLSMIPGEETEYLSYDTPCRSDEDSDIDPEWFTSEFLNDVKCSGIPNHRIILKVGVPIMLMRNLDQASGLCNGTRLMVTDLTPYIIVATALSGLKSGKPVYIPRMSLTPSDTGLPFKFQRRQFPITVCFAMTINKSQGQSLSHVGLYLPRPVFTHGQLYVAVSRVKSRKGLKIFIVDDKGVVSNSTRNVVYEEVFQNI from the coding sequence ATGCTATCTATGATTCCTGGAGAGGAGACTGAATATTTGAGTTATGATACTCCATGTAGatcagatgaagattcagatATAGATCCAGAATGGTTCACTTCTGAATTTTTGAATGATGTTAAATGCTCTGGTATTCCGAACCATCGAATAATACTCAAAGTTGGGGTCCCTATTATGCTCATGCGTAATCTAGATCAGGCTTCTGGGTTGTGTAATGGCACTAGATTGATGGTTACAGATTTGACACCTTATATTATTGTAGCTACCGCACTATCAGGACTAAAATCAGGAAAACCTGTTTATATTCCTAGAATGAGCTTGACTCCTTCCGACACTGGCCTCCCTTTTAAATTCCAACGACGACAATTCCCAATAACTGTTTGTTTTGCCATGACTATCAATAAGAGTCAAGGACAATCTTTGTCGCATGTTGGATTATATCTTCCACGGCCGGTGTTCACGCATGGTCAATTATATGTAGCAGTATCAAGAGTTAAATCCAGAAAAGGGTTGAAGATTTTCATTGTTGATGACAAAGGAGTAGTTTCAAATAGCACTCGAAATGTGGTCTATGAAGAAGTATTCCAAAACATATGA